Below is a window of Gavia stellata isolate bGavSte3 unplaced genomic scaffold, bGavSte3.hap2 HAP2_SCAFFOLD_150, whole genome shotgun sequence DNA.
TCTGTCCTGCCAGCCACTCCCTCATGCAGATGCATACCAGCTCTACACCCATGGAGAAGGTCCTTGCCAGCATCTCCCCTGCAGTGCCCAGCTCCAGGTGGAAGGCATGCCCACGGGGGGGCTTGAGGGGCACAAGCAGGCGGTAGACAATGTCTTTCTCACGGGGACTCCAGCATTCAAAGGCGCTGCCCACCCCAATGGCTGATTGCAGCACTGGGAAGAAACTCTTTGACAAGAGCTGTTGAAGGCAAGGATGAAGTTGCCCAtgagctcctctgccagctgcctctCTTTGGCCATGTTCTGAACTGGCCACTGTATGTGCTCCTCCAAAAACCTTCCCACGTCATTTGCATCATCACTGTCAttatcttcttcctcctccgcCTCCACCGGCTCCCTGTCGCTGCTGGAGCTTTCCTCGTCACTGCTGATGTCTGGCTCATGTCTCTTTTTCCTGAGCCACCAGCAGAACCcaaagagcaggaccaggactccAGCAACGGCCCAGAattgccactgctgcaaggcagcaaagagcagggcttCCCAGGCAAAgccgctctgctcctggctactcagctcctggctcctcagctcctggctcctttgctccagttcctgcagcagccgagtcatctcctggctcagctgctccgcACGCTGCTGCATGCGCTCGCGTGTGGCCTCATCCAGCTCATCACCGACCATCTGCGGGTACTGGAGGAGGCTTTGCACAATGAGTGCGAAGAATTCTGTGACAGCCAtggcctgcaggaggagggagagaaggggttcagtggggctgggagggagagagctgggggcgcggggggcggcggggacagggacgggaGTCGCAGGGATCTAGGGGAAGGTAGGAGAGGGGGCAAGGCATCTGGGAGGCAGCAAGGCCTGCTCTCAGCcccggcggtggcggcggcacagcgccctgctgcaggagctcccaCGAGCGTGGTGAGAACCCACCCCCCTGGGGCTCCGCGTTCCTGCCCacgccctcctccagctcagcctccccccgcgTGCGCACTCACCGCTGGCCCAGGCCGgactggggcagcgctgcctgctggcgCCCCTTATAACCACCCCCACTGTGACTcgtgccctgtgctgtcacaggcgCCAGAGCGCATCACAGGCACgcccgccagccagccccagcctttggcCCTACCCCGGCTCAGCGactcacagctgccccaggcagccgaAGCCCCGACACCCACGAAGTACAGACCCACCCAGCAGGACGTGCCTCCCAGGGGCTCcctttacaaagcagacagaagcctCCCAAGCCCTTACCAAACATAAAATCGGGTGTCGTGACTGGTGGATGCTTTGTTCCTTGAGATGCCATCCTGTGAGATGGGATCGGCTCCCTTGGTGTTTGCGGACATGGGTGTGCTCTTGGGGCCTTCGTGACACCGATGGTGGGTGGTGGCGTATAtcctggtggtggggtgggacctGCTCACGGCaggacctctgctcctgctgtgccactgcgaGAGGACATTgcttccaaagagacatttcccAAGGGCGATGAGGGGGTGCGGGTGGAGATTTCCCAGTGGGCAACTCATCCTGCTGATAGAGCAGCGTCTTCTCCATGTCCAGCATGTTCAGCTCTGCATAACAATCGTTGAGCTCtctacaatcaaaacactccctaacacaaaaagccaccccaccgcctctgcTTCCTTCCCTATCCCtgctgaagagcttatagccatccatacagcactccagtcatgcgagtcgtcccaccatgtttctgtgatggcgactatgtcatagctgtcctgctgcacaatggcttccagctcctcctgtctgctgcccatgctgcgtgcattggagtagacgcacttgagctgggctatcgatttcgcccccaacatcggcatgccacccctaggctcatctctagggagcctggttttatccccttcccccttcaaatctagtttaaagccctctcaatgaggcttgccaactcataagtgagaatccttttcccccttggggatagttgaactccacctgctgccagcaggcccggtgcccTGTAAACCGCCCCGTggtcaaaaaccccaaaattccagcgacggcaccagcctctgagccacgtgttaaccaggtgcgttttcctgttcctttcagtgttcctctctgccactgaagggattgaggaaaacactacctgtgctcctgatccttcaACCAGTCGCCCCAGTGCTCTGACGTCCCTTTTAatcacttttaggcttctttgcgCAACCTCGTCGCTGCCAAACCAACAGCAGGCAGTGatcagtgggccgtaccagacctgggagtttcctagtgacctctctcacccgggccccagggaggcagcagacctcCCTGTGGGTCGGGCCCGGTCGGCACATTGGGCCCcctgttcccctcagaagggaatCGCCTacgacaattaccctcctttttgtcttagtacAGGTAGTCGTaatgcgtggggcagactggCTCACCGGAGGCAACCCCCCGGATGGACTTTCATCCACATCCTCattatcctggccctcaagttccagagcccccTATCTGTTGTGTAAGGGCaactgggaaggtgagggaggccgggaggggattcgcctggtgccccgagcagggacctcTTTCCATTCCCCTTTGTCTCTTTGgccccctccttctgcctggcaggaagagggtaagggatcctctgcttcttgtggagcctccatcagctgcctttgcctcagggacggtagggcgtAGCTCCACCAGTCTAcctccctctcgcactccctgatactcctcagcctctccacttcctctttcagctctgccaccaggctgagcacatcgttcacctggtcgcagCGCACACAGGTGTCGTCTCCCCCGGCCTCTGGCAcgagcaacaggctcaggcactcccggcagccggagacctggacagccgtGTGCCTGAGCGGGAGCTCggtctgggtcgccacattccttctggcaatggctttcagCCGAGTGGAGACCAgagctgggcctcttctgggagggcCATGACCACTCGTCGAGAAAGCCTCTAGAGCCAGGAGGGAGGCCTGCGCCCTGCCCACATGCCTTCCCTGCACACCCTGCCTGTGTGAGCTGCCGCTCAAACTGACGTGCCGCGCCCTGTTTGCCCACCCTATTCACCGCACTCCCGGTCGCGTGCGCGCCAtgggggctgctcttgcacGTGAGGGGCTTTGGCCACCGCCGCTCTcgtccccgcccacgctgagtcagagctgccgcttGTCACCAGCTCGCTCTGCCGGCTCGGGGTGGGGGGTTAAGGGGCGGGGTtgggcaccctctctctccctgcgctTTTGCCTTTGCAGTTTTGCCGCGTTAGGAAGGGGCCCCTGGCGCGACCCTCCACTCCAGAGCCCTTCGCCTTCAGTGGCTTCAACTCGCTGCACCTCTCACTACACCCTTCAGCGGTTCTACTGGTAGGAGCTGGCATTTTGCTCTCGCattggggctggaggagaggttATCGGCAGCTCAGAGCCCGGTGCCAGGAGAGATGGACAGCATGAGCCGGCCCTGACTAGGCCTGCGGCAAAAAAGGGCAAGAGCAGGGTTTGTAACAGCATGGCCCTTGGAGAGCCTGGAAAAGCCACGCCCCTTGGGCTGATGGGCAGTGGGCACCCGTTGGGCTTCTTTAGCACTCTGTCATGGACAGTACTTCTGGTGTGACAATTGTCGAAGATCTTGCAAATCTTCGCCCATATACCATCGTTGGATTTCCACTGGAGGTGTCCTGAATACAGATGTGAGTGCACCTCTTCTGCCACACAGCTGCCGTCAGGCCACTGCTTCTCCTAAATGTGGCATAGACTGCGCAAGTGCAGGCTTTGAACGGGAGACAtctgaaaagctttcttaaaCCTTGCTGCACGTGTTAAGTCTCCCTCGTTAAGGTGGTGGGAACCTGAGCTTGCAGGTCACGAGAGGGTATGGTGAATGAGTCCCGTGCTCATAGAGGAGCCAGAGCAGCCAGAGGCCTGCTCTGCAGTCGAGGCACTTGTCCGCTGTGCAAAGGGCTCCCCACTCCGATACTGTGATACCCACCTCACTGGGGTTGCCCGAGGGCAATGCTGTTGGGCTCCCAGCGCTTGGTTGGCGTGTGGCTCCCAAGGAAGCCACTTCAGGCTCCCTGTGGCACAGAGGCAATGTGCACAGCTGTGGAGGGTGACAAATTATTCCGATGGTGCAAGCGCAGGAGCGTGAACAGTTACAGAATGAGTGAAACCAGAGCCCACCgcatcagctcttctgcaaaatgctgcctgaCTCTGTGGCAGCTCAGCAGTCAGCACCCAATGCCCACGTTCCGCGACAAAGTGATACACGGACACCCAGAAACGCAGCGCTTATTCAAACACACCATTTATTGGCAACTTTGCACAGAGTAAAGCTCCCAGAGAGAATGGACTCTCTCGAAGAGTCGGGGGCGGTCGCTGTCCAGGTGGTAGCGGGAGTCTCTGTCACAAGCCTCCTTGCAACAGCCTCTTCAGCTGTATCGGCTCAGACTGCCCAGAGTGTGCTTTTGCTGTGGAGGAAAGGTCTGTTCAGCAGTTCCCACTGCCAACTGAGCAGTGTCTTCTCCATATGCGTTGtgctcagttctgcagcacCAGCCTCCCGGGGAGTGTCTAGGACGGGTAGACTCTCCACCCGGACTCCAGTGAACACACGGAGGCACATCAGCAGTGCCTCTTGCTTGGTCcttgcacagctggagctgccaGCAAGAATGTCTGAGCCCCTGTGAAATGCCTTCCCGGCCGCAGCCAGtgcgaggggaaagcagggcGAAACTCGTCTTTGTCGCCACCATCGTCATCACCGTCTGCTGCGCTGGGGACACCATTGAGAGGAGAACGCTGCTGCTcttggcagagggctgctgcgcggggttttcccttttcttcctgtgtccCGCCTACTCCCCTCTTTTCCCTGGGGTATGAGGTGGTCGTGTGCCATCAGCTGTGAGCCCCGCAAACACAGCTCTGCATGAAGACCTCTTTCATTGTCCATAGAACAGCAGCCTCGTGAGCGGATCTTGCAGCTCGTCGAACTCACGCAGTGCCTCAGCGTGGGCAGCAGGatcctgtgccaggtgctggaagaggttgaGTGGCTCAGCCGTTTGGAAGGCTGGGGCAAGGTGATCTCCTCGGGCATGGTCTCATTGCCAAAGAAGAAGTGATCAAGGTTTTtctgctccaggcagcagcgcaGGTACCGCATGATATCCTGCAGCCGCGGCAGGAAATCCCTCCTGCGCCAGCCTGACAGGGGTATGGAGGTCAGGAGGTGCATCACAACTGTCTTCAAAGTATaggtggaaaagcctgtgccCACCAGGATGCGGGCGCAGATCTGCAGGCGTttgaggtggcagctgtcatgCGGGGCCTGCCTGGCGATATGCCTGAAGAACTTCACCTCTGCCACAGCGTAGCTCTCTGGCCCTGCCGTGCTGCTGGTAACAACTGCCTCTGCCTACTCGATGCTCAGGAAGATGTCCGACTTGCCTTGCTGCACCCCAAAAATCATCTCAATCAGGAGGGATCTCTTGAAGGCATTTGTGATTTGGAGCTGGCAGGAGCGGCTGCGGGGCAGCACCGTTAGCCTGCATTTAGATGACAGAGGCAAAACTTCCCAGGTTGTTGTCAGCAGCTCTTGGAACCAGCAGGCAGTTTTCTCTATATCTAGGTAGGACCCGGTGCAGAGGGTGCGTAGGAGGCTGGGaccctgtttttttctcagctccTCCTCGTTGTGGTGGAGGAAGCACAGCATGTCCCCCACCAGTCGCTCCCTCATGCAGGTACAAACCAGCTCCACGCGGAGGAATGAGTTCTTTGCTGGTAGCTCCCCTGCAGTGCTCAGCTTCAGGTGGAAGGCGTGCCCAGTGGGGGCCTTCAGGGGTACCATGAAGCGGTAGACAGCATCATGCTTACGAGGAGTCCAGACATTGATGGCTCTGCTCACACTGATGGCTGGCTGCAGGTATGGTATGAAATCATCCCTGGAAAATATCTGACATGCAGAGAGAAGATTGTCCACCAGGTCCTTAACGAGTTTGGAACTGTAGGTCAGGTCCTGCACGTGCTCCTGGAAGCgatttttcaaaaatcttcCCACTTCTAATGAAACAGCggggttttcttcttcctccttcttatcctCCGTGCTTCTGGAGCTGCTCTCCTTGCTGCTGTTGGCTGGCTGACAGCTCCCTTTCCTGAGCCACCAGCAGAGCCcaaagagcaggaccaggactccAGCAACGGCCCAGAActgccactgctgcaaggcagcaaagagcagggctccccaggcaaagccgctctgctcctggctcctctgctccagctcctgcagcagccgagtcatctcctggctcagctgctccgcACGCTGCTGCATGCACTCGCGCGTGGCCTCATCCAGCTCATCCCTGACCATCTGCGGGTACTGGATGATGCTTTGCACAATGAGTGCTAGGAGATTTGCAGCAGCCAtggcctgcaggaggagggagagaaggggttcagtggggctgggagggagggagctgctggtggtgggggggcagggATGAGAGCCGCAGGGATCTGGGGACATGTAGGAGAGGTGGCGAGGCATcgtgggaggcaggagggcctgctgtcagccccggcggcggcagcagcacagtgccctGCCCAAGGCGCTCCCACGAGTGTCTGGGCCCTCGAGGCAGGGTGAGAACCCACCCCCCTGGGGCTCCGCGTTCCTGCCCacgccctcctccagctcagcctccccccgcgTGCGCACTCACCGCTGGCCCAGGCCGgactggggcagcgctgcctgctggcgCCCCTTATAACCACCCCCATTGTGACTcgtgccctgtgctgtcacaggcgCCAGAGCGCATCACAGGCACgcccgccagccagccccagcctttggcCCTACCCCGGCTCAGCGACTCACAGCTGCCCTGGGCTACTGGTTAACGCTGGactagagttaattttcttcacaggagcttgtgtcgtgctttattttggatttattATCATCTGCCTGCCAACAGCAACCTCATAATCATAGAATACCCTGAGTTGGAAGGGAGCCACgaggatcattgagtccaaccgcTGACTCCATGCTGGGCAACCTTAAGGTTAAATCGTATATCAAAGAGCCTTGTCCAATTGCTTCTTGAATACCAGCAGGCTTCGGGCCGTGGCCGTTTCCTGGGGAGATCTTGTTCCACTGCCTGATACCCTCTCAGTGAAgcactttttcctaatatccaagcTGAAGTGCCCTTGACGCAGCTTTAAGCCATTCCTTTGCATCCTATGACTGGACCCCAGAGAGAAGAGATCAGCCCCTCCCTCTCCGCTCCCCGTCCTGAGGAAGTTGTAGgcagcaatgaggtcacccctcagtctcctctcctctaagctgaacaaacccagtgtCCTCAGCTGCGCCTCATAAGGACATGCCCGCTCGtcctttcaccatctttgttGCCCTCCTTCAGGCACATTCTAACCCTTTTATAAGCTTCTTACACCATGGTGCCCAAAACTACGcacagtactcgaggtgaggccgcaccagtACTGGGTGTAGTGGCTCAATCCTTTCTTTTGACTGGCTAGCTCTGCTGTGCCTAATGTGCCCCAGGAGATGGCTGCGTCAAGGGGAGTgcattctccaccccttattccataccatttacgtcatgctcaTGTCTCATGCTATCCAAAACAGTCTCTCTAACcaccaccccccttcccatcctttgatacaATACACAGataccattcccttagtctgtggatcacccctgtgaaatgtctgtaaaatgtccataaatgtccacaAAACGTCCATTGAGTtaatttagtccatgactttgggctccatctgttatggtggtcactcaggacaggagagatgttgTATGGCATGGGGTTATTGGGCACtaaagccagctcaggtggggtcactgctgcacttgcactgcttcttgtaaggcttgtcctccctTGGTTCATGCAGTTCTTGCTGTAGTTATTCCTATAACATGCAACTCCAATCATGGGctacaacaatttaaaggtatttccattacaatctctaCCCGTCttccctttggaccagaccacagggtttaacattgcaatgaagtcctccccttgcccctgctccggcttggacttatccacagatTGCAGTCCCTTAGGgttgtacctgctccaagtggagccttatctgtgcaccacagtctcttcaggggtatacctgctgcgGCATAGAgctatccacagccacagtcacactgaggtgcacctgttccagcatggccttatccatgggtcacaatACCTTCTgagatatacctgctccagcatggccttacccacagccacagtcccttcagaagtaaacctgctccacCATTacctttcccatggctgcagtctctccaggggtgtacctgctctgtTGTGGGCTTATCCATGCCCACAcgctttgaggtgctccagcatgacctcatgcacagccactgatgcttccaggtgtacctgctgcagcatggacttATCCTCggccacagatgcttcgaggtgtaccttctcctgcgtgggcttatccttgggccacaatcccttcagtggtacacctgctgcagcacagacataACCCCGGCCACAGACGCGtcgagatgtacctgctctgatgtggaTTTATTCACAGCCACAGACGcttcggggtgtcctgctcccatgTGGACTCATCCAGTCCCTTTCACtcgagttcacactggagttccagcctgtccagtacagcagcacagaaagagcagcgatgccctggccatctgccagcccaggcgcatggccattgctgttatcaaaatgttcctaggcacagcagagcaagatgataagcagtatggcagtacagcaagcagcgaaagcaaaaagcagccactaatgAGCGCTAGACTCTAATatacagtaaggcaagcaaaccccatggcaagcacaggagcctgccgattaatagctaaacagcaataacagctataaattcgaTCTAGCACATTCTAATCAAACCTGtcgttatcttgaacccttcgaGCGCCACACtgggtgccaaaaaggactgtcgtggtttaagcccagctggcaactaaagaccacacagccactcactcactccccccaggtgggatgggggtgagaattggaagagtaaaagtgagaaaactcatgggttgagataaagacagtttaataggtaaagcaaaagctgcacaggcaagcaaagcaaaacaaggaattcattcactacttcccatcggcaggcaggtgttcaaccatctccaggaaagcacggctccatcacgcgtaacggttacttgggaagacaaagaccatcactccgaatgtcccccccttccttcttcttctcccagctttatatgctgagcatgacatcatatggtatggaatgtccctttggtcagttggggtcagctgtcccagctgtgtcccctcccaactttctgtgcacccccagcccactcactggcggggcggtgtgagaagcagaaaaggcctcgactctgtgtaagcactgctcagcagtaactaaaacatccctgctttatcaacactgtttccagcaaaaatccaaaacacagccccatacgagctactatgaagaaaattagctctaccctagccaaaaccagcacaaatagTTTCATGCCGCGACTGAAGCCAGCCATTGGGGTGGGCAGCGCCTTAGAAGGTTGGAGTCTCCGTGAGGATGATGCTGTCTCCAGCCTGCTCGTGCACCTGCAGCCCCGCTGTGGGCATGCCTTCCACCTGAAGCTGGGCACCACGGATGATATGCCGGTGAGGGAGTCCAGCTTCCACGTGGAGCCAGAGTGCACCTGCACGAGagagcagctggtggaggacatgCTGTGCTTCCTCCACCACCTCAAGGAACAGCTGGGGAAAAATCAGGAGCCCAGCGTCCTAGGCACCCTCTGCACCGGCAATGATTCTGTAACTGAATCAGTGATTCTATAACTGTCCGTGCTCCTGCGCTGGCACCATCGGAATAATTTGTCACCCTCCACAGCTGTGCGCATTGCCTGTGTACCGCAGGGAGCCTGAAGTGGCTTCCTTGGGGGCCATACGCAAACCAAGTGCTGGGAGCCCGACAGCATTGCCCTTGGGCGACCCCAGTGAGGTGGGTATCATACTGTTGGAGTGGGGAGCCCTTTGCACAGCGGACAAGTGCCATGACTGTGGAGCTGGGCTGTGGATGCTCTGGCTCCTGTACAAGTGTGAGGCTCGTTCACCTTACCTTGTCATGACTCGCAAGCTCAGGTTCCCACCACCTTAACGAGGGAGACTTAACACGTGCAGCAAGGtttaagaaagcttttcagaTGTCTCCCGTTCAAAGCCTGCACTTGCGCAGTCTATGCCACATTTAGGAGAAGCAGTGGCCTGACGGCAACTGTGTGGCAGAAGAGGTGCACTCGTATCTGCATTCGGGACACCTCCAGTGGAAATCCAACGATGGTATATGGGCGAAGATTTACAAGATCTTTGATAATTATCACATCAAAAGAACTGTCTGACTGTCCATGTCCGAGTGCTAGAGAAGGCCAGACTTCTCCCAGTCTTCAAGTTAGACATTGCCGAACATGGCCAGTTCTTCCATGATACGCAAAGCTACCAGAACCTTCCTCACCTAATGATGTatctttggaaaatgaagttaaaattaaGGTGAGATGCTATCTGCATCTTTCACATCAGTGGTTTTCATTCTGTGGCCTAATCTTTCTCCccaaaattttgtttcattggAAAATGGCCATAATAACGCTGTATTTACCATGCATCTTTGGTGTTTCAAAGAGCTATAGCACATTATGGTTTTGGTATATGAATGCAAGAAGAGAAACATGTTATTTAAGATCCCCTTgtgaattttttcatttgaatacaGCCATGGTATTCTTTTTTAGTGCTTTGCATCCCTCCAGCTTCAAAGAGCAAGCTTTGAGCTACAGTTAATGATCTTTTGCTGATCTCTCCTCTTGAACCTGTTGCTAGTTTCTTGGGGCTTGTTTCCCTCTTGTGTACCTTTGAGCTTTTGAACCAATGTAAATGCTTACCTAGCAGGTTCATCTCGCCAAGTTCTTTTGATCAAGGACAAGGCTGAGAATCCGGGGAACAAAGAAGAATGACAAGCA
It encodes the following:
- the LOC132321854 gene encoding LOW QUALITY PROTEIN: inositol 1,4,5-trisphosphate receptor-interacting protein-like 1 (The sequence of the model RefSeq protein was modified relative to this genomic sequence to represent the inferred CDS: inserted 1 base in 1 codon; substituted 1 base at 1 genomic stop codon), whose protein sequence is MAVTEFFALIVQSLLQYPQMRIQWPVQKLAYRNLVEELVRDLLRVFQVLLSNTFFPVLQPAIGVGSAFEGWSPHEDDAVYCLLVPLRPPPGHAFHLKLSTAGELPAKNSFLRVELVCTCMRERLVGDMLCFLHHNEEELRKKQGPSLLRTLCTGSYLDIEKTACWFQELLTTTWEVLPLSSKCRLTVLPRSRSCQLQITNAFKRSLLIEMIFGVQQGKSDIFLSIEXAEAVVTSSTAGPESYAVAEVKFFRHIARQAPHDSCHLKRLQICARILVGTGFSTYTLKTVVMHLLTSIPLSGWRRRDFLPRLQDIMRYLRCCLEQKNLDHFFFGNETMPEEITLXPAFQTAEPLNLFQHLAQDPAAHAEALREFDELQDPLTRLLFYGQ